Below is a genomic region from Chryseobacterium scophthalmum.
TGCAGCGGGTGGAATTATGAGTAACATTAAAGACATGACGACTTGGGCAGAATTTCTTTTAAATGGATTCACAACGAAAGACGGAAAGAAATTAGTTTCAGATAAAAATATTCAACAGCTTTGGAGTTTGCAGATTCCTGACAGAGTAGCGATGAAAAATCCTTATGATACAAGTTTCTATGGATACGGTTTAGGTTGGTTCTTAAGCGATGTAAAAGGTCATAAACAAGTTCAGCATACAGGTGGATTGATTGGAACAGTAACGCAGTTTACTTTAATTCCGGATATGAAATTAGGAATTGTGGTTTTAACGAACCAACAATCTGGTGCAGCCTTCAACACGATTACAAATACGGTAAAAGATTCTTATTTAGGAATTGCGGATAGAAATTGGCTGAAAACTTATGGTGAAAGAATGCAGAAAGTGGAAGCTGAATACAATAAGCAAAAGAAAGAAGCTTTTGCAAAATCTGATGCATTTAAAAAAGATAAAAATCTTCAGCCTAAAGCAGAACAGTTTGTCGGAAAGTACAATGATGTATGGTTTGGTGATGTTGAAATTGCTCAACAGGGAAATACTTACAGGATTTTTTGTAAAAATTCTCCAAGACTGAAAGGGGAATTGCTTCCTTTTTCAAACAATACTTTTATCATCAAATGGGACGACAGAAGTTATGATGCCGATGCGTATCTTATTTTTAGCTACGATGAAAACGGGAAAGCAGAATCTGCAAAAATGAAAGCGATTTCAGATATTACAGATTTTAGTTTTGATTTTGACGATCTGGATTTGAGAAGAAAATAATATCAATCAACGAATATAAAAAGAGGCTGTTTTTGCAGCCTCTTTTTTATTAAATTATTTCTTGATAAACTTCTTAGTGATTTCTCCAGTTTTTAGAATGTAATTTCCTGAAGAAAGATGGCTTACATTGATAGAATTCCTTTCGAATGTTCCTGAATTGATGAGTCTGCCCCTCATGTCAAATATTTGATATTCTTTTGATGGAGCGTTGTAAACGTTTAGCTTGTCAATCGCAGGATTAGGATAAATTTTTATATCTTTTGGACCAATTGAGCTGAACTCTGAAACAGAAAGATTTGCTAGATCTACTTTAAATATAGCATTGGCAAAAAAATCTGTAATATACATGATGTTATCGTGCATTAATAATCCTGAAGGATAATCTAATAAGCTAGACGTTACAGCATCAGAAACTGTTGGGTTCAAAACAGAAGTGCTGATTTTTGAAATTTTTGAAGCTCCTGCTTCCGCTATAAATAATTGCTTTCCATTTGATGTAAGACCTGAAGGATAGCTCAATCCTTGAGCGACTATCACATTTGTTGCAGAACTGTTATTGAGTTCGAATCTTACAAGCCTTCCGGCAAATCTTTCGGTAATGTAAAGTTGGCTACCAACTACCTCAATCTCAAAAGGACTTGAAACATAAGTAACATCTATTAATTGAGGTGAAGTTTGAGTAACATCTATTTTGGCAACTTTATTATCTCCTTCCAATGCTACATATAAATCATTTCCGATAAACTCAAGACCTATCGGGCTGTTTACATTAGATATTACGATTTCGGGAACCGGATTTGGATTTGTTAAATTTACTTTGGAAATTTTGTTACCTCCGAATTCTGAAATATAGAGCATGTTATCTTTTATTGCTAATCCGTAAGGTCTGTTTACTCCCGTTGCTACATCAATTGGAGGAGTATTTGGATTGGTAAGATCAAACTTCACAACTTTATCTGAATAATAGTAACCAACATACAAATCGTTACCATCCGTAATCATCGGGTTAGGTGTTGTTAAATTGTCTTGAAATACGCTTATTGAGGTTTGTGAATAAGTTTTGCTTCCTAATAATAGAAAGAAAGTGACCAATAAATAAATTTGTCTGTGCATAATAATAGGATTTTAAATTGTACTTTATTTAGAATAAATAAAATTTAGACAAACTTAATTGTTTTATTCGCAACCGGAAAATGTGCAGTCGGTTGCATTCAAAGAAAGAGAAATAACAAAATAATAATATTGTTATTAATCAGTTTTTATAAATAAACTCAAATGATTTTGGGTTGCCATCCAATTTTCAGAATAGAAAATCTAAGTGTGATAAAAACTATTTTAAAACTTTAAAATCAGCTTCTGCTCTTGAAAATTCTCGATTAAGACCTTGATTTTCGAAGAAATCTCTTAACTCAATCAAACGTTTTTGATTATTATATTTTAAACTTGAATTCAGCTTTTGTTGGCAAAGAGAGCAGGCTCTTGCAAAATGCGAATCTGTCTCGGTAAGATTATTTGTTCCATTCATTACGCAATTTGCATTCAGGCAATGGCTTATTCCAAACATATGACCAATTTCATGTGAACTTATTTTCAGTAATCTTTCGAGACTTTTATTAAAGTTTGCTTCTGTCAAATTTCAATCATAAAATCTGAACATCGAGGTAACGCCAACTCCATTTTCATAGGAAGCAAGCCCGAAAACATAATTCCATTCAGGTCTTGGGAAAAGGTCTTTTTCAGTGATTCCCATCAGAACAACTGCATCTTTAGGTTTTTTCTTTACTAAAATGCTGTCAAGAATATAACTGGCTAAAACCTGTTCCTGATTATTGCTTCTAATTCTTATGGCAAATTTTGGTAAAATAGTATTGGATAAAGTAGGGAGAATCTTAGTTTCCAGTTGAAAGTATGTGGCTAAATATTGTTTTGTGAGCTCAATTTGTTTCTTCTGTAGAATATTAAATTCACCTATTGGCTGAAGGTAAATCGTATTCTTTCCTTCTTCCGGTTTTATTTTTTTTAATTTTTGAAAGTCTTGAAATGTCTGAAAACTTTCTTTTTTATTGTATCTCCATTCTTCTGGTGTAGGATTTTTTAATGCTTCGTCATTAAATGCAATCTTTTCAAAATAAGATAATTCTTTCTTTTGACATGAAAAAAGAAAGATGAGAAGAGGTAAATAAATTAAACTTAAATATGAATTAAATTTTCCCGGGCTCATAAAAGAAAAGAAGCTTTTTAATGGCTCCGTCAAACTGCGACCAAGAATCACAATCAATTTGAAAGCCTGCAACACCACAAGTCGGAAAATGGAAAACATCCTCAGAAATAGAATTGGCAAAATTGGAAAT
It encodes:
- a CDS encoding serine hydrolase; its protein translation is MKHNLSLFFLLVSFISFAQVEEKKLDELIQNTLKTFDVPGMSVGVIKDGKMIYSKGFGVRSLTTKQPMDDTTLVGIASNSKAFTCVALAILADEGKLNWDDKVSKYIPEFQMYDSYVSQNVTIKDLITHRAGLGLGQGDLMFFPEGGNLTVNDIVHNVRYLKPENPFRTTLDYNNIMFIVAGEVIHRVSGLSWVDFIEQRIMKPVGMNSSFGSYNRAKAVANKIDAHAPVDGKAIAVPHDWNETANAAGGIMSNIKDMTTWAEFLLNGFTTKDGKKLVSDKNIQQLWSLQIPDRVAMKNPYDTSFYGYGLGWFLSDVKGHKQVQHTGGLIGTVTQFTLIPDMKLGIVVLTNQQSGAAFNTITNTVKDSYLGIADRNWLKTYGERMQKVEAEYNKQKKEAFAKSDAFKKDKNLQPKAEQFVGKYNDVWFGDVEIAQQGNTYRIFCKNSPRLKGELLPFSNNTFIIKWDDRSYDADAYLIFSYDENGKAESAKMKAISDITDFSFDFDDLDLRRK
- a CDS encoding T9SS type A sorting domain-containing protein, which encodes MHRQIYLLVTFFLLLGSKTYSQTSISVFQDNLTTPNPMITDGNDLYVGYYYSDKVVKFDLTNPNTPPIDVATGVNRPYGLAIKDNMLYISEFGGNKISKVNLTNPNPVPEIVISNVNSPIGLEFIGNDLYVALEGDNKVAKIDVTQTSPQLIDVTYVSSPFEIEVVGSQLYITERFAGRLVRFELNNSSATNVIVAQGLSYPSGLTSNGKQLFIAEAGASKISKISTSVLNPTVSDAVTSSLLDYPSGLLMHDNIMYITDFFANAIFKVDLANLSVSEFSSIGPKDIKIYPNPAIDKLNVYNAPSKEYQIFDMRGRLINSGTFERNSINVSHLSSGNYILKTGEITKKFIKK
- a CDS encoding zinc metalloprotease, whose product is MTEANFNKSLERLLKISSHEIGHMFGISHCLNANCVMNGTNNLTETDSHFARACSLCQQKLNSSLKYNNQKRLIELRDFFENQGLNREFSRAEADFKVLK
- a CDS encoding archaemetzincin; the encoded protein is MSPGKFNSYLSLIYLPLLIFLFSCQKKELSYFEKIAFNDEALKNPTPEEWRYNKKESFQTFQDFQKLKKIKPEEGKNTIYLQPIGEFNILQKKQIELTKQYLATYFQLETKILPTLSNTILPKFAIRIRSNNQEQVLASYILDSILVKKKPKDAVVLMGITEKDLFPRPEWNYVFGLASYENGVGVTSMFRFYD